A region of Coleofasciculus chthonoplastes PCC 7420 DNA encodes the following proteins:
- a CDS encoding SpoIIE family protein phosphatase, which yields MILIVDDDRFTRLMLRHIIEKEGNRVEEVENGEQCLATYAQLQPDMVLLDAMMPEMDGFTCCRKLQALMGSDRTPILMITGLDDQTSVDRAFEAGAVDYVTKPIHAPVLRRRVRRLLEASWAEKALRKSEKQYRSVVENLKEVIFQMNAERQLTFLNPAWTEITGFSVPESIGKRFVDFIHPDDRHNHDAHFHYLLQSYSVNALQVNEAKLAGEELTPQTPDCCYQVRYLSKNGTVAYIEVYARLLLNENGTLRGISGTLNDITERKQAEEELQRQNQILQQELNQAADYVRSLLPRPLTESVVTIEQQFVPSLQLGGDAFDYYWLDSEHLVMYLLDVAGHGVKSALLSVSVLNILRSQSLTNTNFYQPSAVLTALNTIFQMGDTGDDYFTIWYGVYNRTNRTLVYACAGHPPALLLADASTPIQRLEAKSIPIGMLPEADFDEDLCEIKPDSTLYLFSDGVYEIHQANGEIWGLNAFSEVLEIASSSANNTLTQVFNHIQSLGYKGILSDDFSLLKIRLS from the coding sequence TTGATTCTTATTGTTGATGATGACCGATTTACGCGGCTCATGCTGCGTCACATCATCGAAAAAGAGGGTAACAGAGTCGAAGAAGTAGAGAATGGAGAACAATGCCTTGCGACTTACGCCCAGCTACAACCGGATATGGTACTGCTTGATGCCATGATGCCAGAGATGGATGGTTTTACCTGTTGCCGCAAACTGCAAGCCTTGATGGGTAGCGATCGCACTCCTATTTTAATGATTACGGGATTGGATGACCAAACCTCGGTGGATCGGGCGTTTGAAGCGGGTGCGGTGGATTATGTGACTAAACCGATTCACGCCCCCGTGTTGCGGCGACGAGTGCGTCGTTTGCTGGAAGCGAGTTGGGCGGAGAAGGCGTTACGCAAAAGCGAGAAGCAATATCGTTCCGTGGTGGAAAATCTCAAAGAAGTGATTTTCCAAATGAATGCTGAACGACAATTAACCTTTCTTAATCCTGCTTGGACAGAGATTACAGGATTTTCTGTACCCGAAAGTATTGGTAAGCGCTTTGTAGACTTTATTCACCCTGATGATCGTCACAATCATGATGCACATTTCCACTATCTACTCCAATCCTATTCAGTTAACGCCTTACAGGTTAATGAAGCTAAATTAGCCGGAGAGGAACTCACCCCTCAAACGCCAGATTGCTGTTACCAAGTTCGCTATTTATCAAAAAATGGGACCGTAGCCTATATTGAAGTATATGCCCGCCTACTCTTAAATGAAAATGGGACTCTCAGAGGAATTTCCGGCACACTCAATGATATCACTGAACGCAAGCAAGCAGAGGAAGAATTACAGCGTCAAAATCAGATATTGCAACAGGAATTAAATCAAGCCGCCGACTACGTGCGATCGCTCTTACCGCGTCCCCTAACTGAATCGGTTGTCACCATTGAACAGCAGTTTGTTCCCTCGTTGCAGTTAGGGGGTGATGCCTTTGATTATTATTGGCTGGATTCGGAACATTTAGTCATGTATCTGTTAGATGTCGCCGGACATGGGGTGAAGTCCGCCCTGTTATCGGTATCAGTGTTGAATATTCTGCGATCGCAGTCTCTAACCAACACCAATTTTTACCAACCCAGCGCGGTTCTCACAGCACTCAATACCATCTTTCAAATGGGTGACACTGGCGATGACTATTTCACCATTTGGTATGGCGTCTACAACCGGACTAATCGCACCTTAGTTTATGCTTGTGCTGGACATCCACCCGCTCTTTTGCTGGCTGATGCTTCAACTCCCATACAACGGTTGGAAGCAAAGAGTATTCCCATTGGTATGCTTCCAGAAGCCGATTTTGATGAAGATTTATGCGAAATTAAACCCGACAGCACACTCTATTTATTTAGTGACGGAGTTTATGAAATTCATCAAGCCAATGGCGAAATTTGGGGGCTTAATGCATTCTCTGAAGTTCTAGAAATTGCCAGTTCATCCGCTAATAACACTCTAACACAAGTTTTTAACCATATCCAATCCCTTGGCTATAAGGGTATCCTTTCTGATGACTTTTCCTTGTTGAAAATTAGATTGTCTTAA
- a CDS encoding DUF3131 domain-containing protein, producing the protein MSINFEPPPRKLSLLVCAGGIATAIAAIASLESLSNQPNISSMSSPEASVSQVVTPKSQENPKLAKLDAESVKLPGTPVTSAELKAAERSVIPPGAGILSPAEMAMAEQAWKYFEQNWNDQTGLVNSADGFASVTMWDQGAAIAALVSAKELEIIPESEFKTKMSRLLKTLATMPLYNDELPNKVYNSETLMPVDYGQLDKKEEIGWSAIDLGRLALWLKIVGAKYPEFKSETEAVWDHWQVERLTNNNQMYGTSVVNGKEQYNQEGRLGYENYAAYGLKLWDLNVQKALDFAENVAFVDLYGQGVPYDKRDYETSEANNYVLSEPYILDGIETGFKALPKAYADRLLAAQESRYNATNQLTAVTEDNLDRPPYFVYGTLFANGEAWATITDTRENYDDLRFISTKAALGWHVLYNTDYTKKLFEFVQDNLKADKGWYNGFYESLDEPNKSLTANNNGVILELFLYKKVGEPLIEWAGVKE; encoded by the coding sequence ATGAGTATTAATTTTGAGCCACCGCCAAGAAAATTATCTCTTTTGGTTTGTGCTGGAGGAATTGCCACAGCCATCGCCGCGATCGCGAGTTTGGAAAGCCTGTCAAATCAGCCGAATATCTCGTCTATGTCATCGCCAGAAGCCTCGGTTTCTCAAGTCGTTACGCCTAAGTCCCAGGAAAACCCTAAATTGGCGAAACTTGATGCTGAATCGGTAAAATTGCCCGGTACTCCTGTCACATCTGCCGAACTCAAAGCGGCAGAACGTTCAGTGATTCCCCCTGGTGCAGGTATATTAAGCCCAGCGGAAATGGCAATGGCTGAACAAGCCTGGAAGTATTTTGAACAGAACTGGAATGATCAAACCGGATTGGTGAATTCTGCTGATGGATTTGCCTCAGTAACGATGTGGGATCAAGGGGCGGCAATTGCGGCATTAGTCAGTGCTAAAGAACTGGAGATTATCCCAGAGTCTGAATTTAAGACTAAGATGAGTCGCCTGTTGAAAACACTGGCAACGATGCCACTTTATAACGATGAATTGCCGAATAAAGTCTATAATTCTGAAACATTAATGCCTGTTGATTATGGTCAACTGGACAAGAAAGAGGAAATCGGTTGGTCAGCCATTGATTTGGGACGATTGGCGTTATGGCTAAAGATTGTCGGCGCGAAATATCCAGAGTTTAAATCAGAAACGGAAGCGGTTTGGGATCATTGGCAGGTTGAGCGGTTGACGAACAATAATCAGATGTATGGCACTAGCGTTGTTAATGGCAAAGAGCAATATAATCAGGAAGGGCGATTGGGCTATGAAAATTATGCGGCTTATGGTTTGAAGTTGTGGGATTTGAATGTTCAGAAGGCGTTGGATTTTGCCGAAAATGTGGCGTTTGTCGATCTTTATGGTCAAGGGGTTCCTTATGACAAGCGAGATTATGAAACCTCGGAAGCGAATAACTATGTCCTCAGCGAACCCTATATTTTAGATGGAATTGAAACCGGGTTTAAAGCGCTGCCGAAAGCTTATGCGGATCGACTTTTAGCGGCACAAGAATCCCGGTACAATGCCACGAATCAATTAACGGCGGTAACTGAAGATAATTTGGATCGTCCGCCTTATTTTGTCTACGGCACTTTGTTTGCCAATGGGGAAGCCTGGGCAACGATTACTGATACTCGCGAAAATTATGATGATTTGCGCTTTATCAGTACGAAAGCGGCGCTGGGTTGGCACGTTCTTTATAATACGGATTACACCAAGAAGTTATTTGAGTTTGTCCAAGATAATCTCAAAGCGGATAAGGGATGGTACAACGGGTTTTATGAGTCGTTAGATGAACCGAATAAATCCCTGACGGCGAATAATAATGGTGTGATTCTGGAACTGTTTCTCTACAAAAAAGTTGGCGAACCACTCATCGAGTGGGCAGGGGTGAAGGAATAG